A stretch of the Streptomyces ortus genome encodes the following:
- a CDS encoding CU044_5270 family protein: MADELELLRRADPVPSDDPRLGDGPLGPGAESHLAHLLASASADTSADTSASAGGHAGAEAGAETGGAGTGPRPWRTRTRLLWALAATVVIAVTATALLLAGPNTTPAVAAPRPLVVRADSTPVPLDRLAELAEREAGDDGAAGLRKGTHVQSWSVGMSENEPPITLPVERVVRWNADDSHTVLVVATDPRHPGRRVLGEADDGPRLVDDGHVISEQTFPPSWSDAPPQSPPPHDTARLRAYLREAQHLDGPPTTPELLDAVAVLLDTWTPGARENAALARLLADAEGLRPVGRVTDRLGRPGQAYVYDGSGYRRMLIMDPATGAVLGLESTASADEPEYGVEAGDVMEYSAWIR, from the coding sequence ATGGCTGACGAACTCGAACTGCTGCGCCGAGCCGACCCGGTGCCCTCCGACGACCCCCGTCTCGGCGACGGCCCGCTGGGCCCCGGGGCCGAGAGCCACCTGGCCCACCTCCTGGCCAGCGCGAGCGCGGATACGAGCGCGGATACGAGCGCGAGTGCGGGCGGGCACGCGGGCGCTGAGGCGGGTGCCGAGACGGGCGGCGCGGGCACCGGACCCCGCCCGTGGCGCACCCGTACCCGTCTCCTCTGGGCGCTCGCGGCCACCGTGGTGATCGCCGTGACCGCCACCGCTCTCCTCCTGGCGGGCCCGAACACCACCCCGGCGGTGGCCGCGCCCCGCCCGCTGGTGGTCCGGGCCGACTCCACTCCCGTACCCCTCGACAGGCTGGCAGAGCTGGCAGAGCGGGAGGCGGGGGACGACGGGGCGGCGGGGCTGCGCAAGGGCACGCACGTGCAGTCGTGGAGCGTGGGCATGTCGGAGAACGAGCCGCCGATCACGCTGCCCGTGGAACGCGTCGTGCGCTGGAACGCCGACGACAGCCACACGGTCCTGGTCGTCGCGACCGACCCGCGCCACCCCGGCCGGCGGGTGCTCGGCGAAGCGGACGACGGCCCGCGCCTCGTCGACGACGGGCACGTCATCAGCGAGCAGACCTTCCCGCCGAGCTGGAGCGACGCCCCGCCCCAGTCACCGCCCCCGCACGACACCGCGCGGCTGCGCGCATATCTGCGCGAGGCCCAGCACCTCGACGGCCCGCCGACCACCCCCGAACTGCTGGACGCCGTCGCGGTACTCCTCGACACCTGGACCCCCGGCGCCCGCGAGAACGCCGCACTCGCCCGTCTCCTCGCGGACGCGGAGGGGCTGAGGCCGGTCGGCCGGGTGACCGACCGCCTCGGCCGGCCCGGGCAGGCGTACGTGTACGACGGATCCGGTTACCGCCGGATGCTGATCATGGACCCGGCCACCGGTGCCGTACTGGGCCTGGAGTCCACGGCCTCCGCCGACGAGCCCGAGTACGGCGTCGAGGCGGGGGACGTCATGGAGTACAGCGCGTGGATCCGCTGA
- a CDS encoding polyprenyl synthetase family protein: MTTMSSALSPSRPAPRAHADERASRLLEHSRSLVRPALAEAIARLHPWVGEMAAYSLGWCEPGGAPVAAPAGGKGLRQALAVLGAEAAGAPRSAGVTAAVAVELVHTFSLLHDDIMDGDPTRRGRPTAWKAYGTGPAVLAGDALFALAVETLAATPGTGAPGTDIPSAVRHLSTALNDLVRGQADDLLFESRPWTGPEAVRPDEYRAMAEHKTGALLGCATALGAVLAGAPRETVAALDRAGRHLGLAFQVVDDLLGIWGDPAVTGKPVHADLLRGKKTFPVLAALGTPAGRPLARLLDSAGSLGAADARRAAALIEDAGGRGAATAEARRHIAAVEACLDGLPRTVRTGRTVRTTDDLRALLAHLVHREM, translated from the coding sequence ATGACCACGATGTCCTCCGCTCTCTCCCCCTCCCGGCCCGCCCCAAGGGCACACGCGGACGAGCGCGCGTCCCGTCTGCTGGAGCACAGCCGCAGCCTCGTACGCCCCGCGCTGGCCGAGGCGATCGCGCGGCTGCATCCCTGGGTGGGCGAGATGGCCGCCTACTCCCTCGGCTGGTGCGAGCCCGGCGGCGCGCCCGTGGCCGCGCCCGCGGGTGGCAAGGGTCTGCGGCAGGCCCTCGCCGTGCTGGGCGCGGAGGCGGCCGGCGCCCCGCGGAGCGCCGGCGTGACCGCGGCCGTCGCCGTGGAACTGGTGCACACCTTCTCGCTGCTCCACGACGACATCATGGACGGCGACCCGACCCGGCGCGGGCGCCCCACGGCCTGGAAGGCGTACGGCACAGGCCCGGCCGTCCTCGCGGGCGACGCGCTGTTCGCCCTCGCCGTGGAGACCCTCGCCGCCACCCCGGGAACCGGCGCCCCAGGCACCGACATCCCCTCGGCCGTACGCCACCTGTCCACCGCGCTCAACGACCTCGTCCGCGGCCAGGCCGACGACCTGCTCTTCGAGAGCCGCCCCTGGACCGGCCCGGAGGCGGTCCGCCCGGACGAGTACCGCGCGATGGCCGAGCACAAGACCGGCGCCCTGCTGGGCTGCGCGACCGCCCTCGGCGCCGTGCTCGCCGGCGCCCCTCGCGAGACGGTCGCCGCGCTCGACCGCGCGGGCCGCCATCTGGGCCTCGCCTTCCAGGTGGTCGACGATCTCCTGGGCATCTGGGGCGATCCCGCCGTGACGGGCAAGCCGGTCCACGCGGACCTGCTCCGGGGCAAGAAGACGTTCCCTGTCCTGGCCGCCCTCGGCACGCCGGCCGGCCGCCCGCTCGCCCGTCTCCTCGACTCCGCCGGCTCCCTCGGCGCGGCGGACGCCCGCCGCGCCGCCGCCCTGATCGAGGACGCCGGCGGACGTGGGGCCGCGACGGCGGAGGCCCGCCGGCACATCGCCGCCGTCGAAGCCTGTCTCGACGGTCTTCCCCGGACCGTCCGTACCGGTCGCACGGTCCGGACCACCGACGACCTGCGAGCCCTTCTCGCCCATCTCGTACACCGCGAGATGTGA
- a CDS encoding bifunctional 5,10-methylenetetrahydrofolate dehydrogenase/5,10-methenyltetrahydrofolate cyclohydrolase, with protein MSQATATLMDGTGLARRIVEETAKQAADLTGRTGVTPCLATVLVGEDPASVTYVRMKQNRSRKAGIASRHVSLPAATTTAELIGTLTELSADPTVHGILLQHPMGPHIDERAAFEAIAPQKDVDGVTLASFSAMSFGLPGFSSCTPGAIMRLLDAYDVDPAGRRAVVVGRSAILGRPVGMLLLGRDATVTYCHSRTPAGDLSAVLREADIVVAAVGRARLIRGEDIKPGAVVVDAGYNAGNVGDVDFDGARERASLITPVPGGVGPVTIATLLSQTVEAAVRQTGA; from the coding sequence ATGTCCCAGGCCACAGCCACACTCATGGACGGCACCGGTCTCGCCCGGCGGATCGTCGAGGAGACGGCGAAGCAGGCGGCCGACCTCACCGGACGCACGGGCGTAACGCCCTGTCTCGCCACCGTGCTGGTGGGCGAGGACCCGGCGTCCGTCACCTACGTACGGATGAAGCAGAACCGTTCGCGCAAGGCGGGGATCGCCTCACGGCACGTGTCCCTGCCCGCCGCGACCACGACCGCCGAGCTGATCGGCACACTCACCGAGCTGTCCGCGGACCCCACCGTGCACGGCATCCTGCTCCAGCACCCGATGGGGCCCCACATCGACGAGCGGGCGGCCTTCGAGGCGATCGCCCCGCAGAAGGACGTCGACGGGGTGACCCTCGCCTCCTTCTCCGCGATGAGCTTCGGACTGCCCGGTTTCTCCTCGTGCACCCCGGGCGCGATCATGCGCCTCCTCGACGCGTACGACGTCGATCCGGCCGGCCGGCGTGCCGTGGTGGTGGGCCGCAGCGCGATCCTGGGCAGGCCGGTGGGCATGCTGCTGCTCGGCCGCGACGCCACGGTGACGTACTGCCACTCGCGCACCCCGGCCGGCGACCTGTCGGCGGTCCTGCGGGAGGCGGACATCGTGGTGGCCGCGGTGGGGCGTGCCCGGCTGATCCGCGGGGAGGACATCAAGCCGGGCGCGGTCGTCGTCGACGCCGGCTACAACGCCGGGAACGTGGGTGACGTCGACTTCGACGGCGCCCGTGAACGGGCCTCGCTGATCACCCCCGTGCCCGGTGGTGTCGGTCCGGTGACGATCGCCACGCTGCTGTCCCAGACCGTCGAGGCGGCCGTCCGGCAGACCGGCGCCTGA